In Thermotomaculum hydrothermale, a single genomic region encodes these proteins:
- a CDS encoding MBL fold metallo-hydrolase → MKVKFLGTGTSMGVPLIGCNCRVCTSKDFRDKRFRSSILIEHKGKTILVDASSDFRLQALIYKIKKIDAIFITHPHADHVFGLDDTRIFYLRQKQPMEVWGSEFTVSNLKKLFFYAFEGKRDERMVKPSFHLNIIESTVKLFGLKITPVKAIHGDMPVTGFRFNNFGYITDFNFIEDREIEKLKGVKTLVVGALRYTPSISHLTIDRAIEFVNRVKPKMAYFTHFSHEILHSQLEKELPGNIKPAFDGLEIEV, encoded by the coding sequence GTGAAGGTTAAATTTTTAGGAACAGGAACTTCAATGGGGGTACCCCTTATAGGTTGCAATTGCAGGGTTTGCACCTCAAAGGATTTCAGGGATAAAAGGTTTCGCTCGTCTATTTTAATTGAGCACAAAGGGAAGACAATACTTGTTGATGCATCTTCAGATTTCAGGCTTCAGGCTTTGATTTATAAGATTAAAAAAATAGATGCAATCTTTATTACCCATCCCCATGCAGACCATGTATTTGGATTGGATGACACGAGAATATTCTATTTAAGGCAAAAACAACCAATGGAAGTATGGGGAAGTGAGTTTACTGTTTCAAACTTAAAGAAATTATTCTTTTATGCATTTGAAGGCAAGAGGGATGAAAGAATGGTTAAGCCTTCATTTCATTTGAATATAATAGAAAGCACTGTAAAGCTTTTTGGTTTAAAGATTACCCCTGTAAAAGCCATTCACGGTGATATGCCTGTAACAGGCTTCAGGTTTAACAATTTCGGATATATTACAGATTTCAACTTTATTGAAGATAGAGAGATTGAAAAATTAAAAGGGGTTAAAACCCTTGTTGTTGGTGCGCTTCGCTATACCCCCTCAATTTCACACTTAACCATAGACAGGGCTATTGAATTTGTAAACAGAGTAAAGCCAAAAATGGCATACTTTACTCATTTTTCCCACGAAATACTTCACTCTCAACTTGAAAAAGAGTTGCCGGGAAACATAAAGCCTGCCTTTGACGGGCTTGAAATAGAGGTTTAA
- a CDS encoding HD domain-containing protein produces MKLNTYFDDKFSKTVWQIGKKFDLKIISVGGVVRDFLLNREINDFDFLILYKDDNELKNKIKPFLKDFSENYKLNIVKPKRFETYRLVNREMTVDFSPVEEHSLTENLLSRDLTINSIAFSFEKNEFIDPAKGILDLESRMLKTHFENNFKQDPLRILRLFRFYVYLDEFKIEEKTKSFAFKNSSLLKQTAKERVREELFKIFKNDNGFKAIREMIYPVLSTLFPSFEEIKNIPQNGYHHLDVVNHTLKVVENSFNYQKFAKFFPFFSFKLNDSDKIVLRFAALFHDVGKAKTLDYDENGYTTFRNHQFESGSIVLKELDFLPKDLLERIYLLVRRHMLFLNFMINGYSKKSFRKLINMMREDSILLVLLFLSDKDAARGPLSKGNFEKAIKVAGDFLKFYKEEKEKILNLPKLVSGYDVIKILDIAPSREVGKVLNLIMEKQLENPDFTREEALKLIYSLKKENAK; encoded by the coding sequence ATGAAACTGAACACTTACTTTGACGATAAATTTTCAAAAACAGTTTGGCAGATAGGCAAAAAATTCGACTTAAAAATTATTTCAGTTGGGGGAGTTGTAAGGGATTTTTTGTTAAACAGAGAAATTAATGATTTTGATTTTCTTATCCTTTATAAAGATGATAATGAATTGAAAAATAAGATTAAGCCTTTTTTAAAAGATTTTTCTGAAAATTACAAACTAAACATTGTCAAACCTAAAAGATTTGAAACTTACCGGCTTGTAAACAGAGAGATGACGGTGGATTTTTCCCCTGTTGAAGAACATTCCCTTACAGAGAATTTGTTATCAAGGGATTTGACCATAAATTCAATTGCTTTTTCCTTTGAAAAAAATGAATTTATTGACCCTGCAAAGGGTATATTAGATTTGGAAAGCAGAATGTTAAAAACACATTTTGAGAATAATTTCAAACAAGACCCTTTGAGGATTTTAAGATTATTCAGGTTTTATGTTTACCTTGATGAATTCAAAATAGAGGAGAAGACAAAGTCTTTTGCCTTTAAAAATTCTTCTTTGCTTAAACAAACTGCAAAGGAGAGGGTAAGGGAAGAGTTATTTAAGATTTTTAAAAATGATAACGGGTTTAAAGCTATAAGGGAGATGATTTACCCTGTTCTTTCAACCCTATTTCCATCTTTTGAAGAAATAAAAAATATCCCTCAAAACGGTTATCACCACTTAGATGTGGTTAACCATACATTAAAGGTTGTTGAAAATTCATTTAACTATCAAAAATTTGCAAAGTTTTTCCCCTTTTTTAGTTTTAAGTTAAACGATTCTGACAAAATAGTTTTAAGGTTTGCCGCCCTTTTTCACGATGTTGGCAAGGCAAAAACCCTTGATTACGACGAAAATGGCTATACCACATTTAGAAACCACCAGTTTGAAAGCGGTTCAATAGTTTTAAAAGAACTTGATTTTTTACCTAAAGATTTGCTTGAAAGGATTTATCTTCTTGTAAGAAGGCACATGCTTTTTCTCAACTTTATGATAAACGGGTATTCAAAAAAGTCATTCAGAAAGTTGATAAATATGATGAGAGAGGATTCAATCCTTCTTGTTTTGTTGTTTCTCTCTGACAAAGACGCAGCAAGGGGGCCTTTATCCAAAGGGAATTTTGAAAAAGCAATTAAAGTTGCCGGAGATTTTTTAAAATTTTATAAAGAAGAAAAGGAAAAGATTTTAAACCTTCCAAAGTTAGTGTCAGGGTATGATGTAATTAAAATTCTTGACATTGCTCCTTCAAGAGAGGTTGGCAAAGTTTTAAATCTCATAATGGAAAAGCAACTTGAAAACCCTGATTTTACAAGGGAGGAAGCGTTAAAGCTGATATATTCTTTGAAAAAGGAGAATGCAAAGTGA
- a CDS encoding trans-sulfuration enzyme family protein, which translates to MSKFAWWDKWIEKKKKYAKCDSIFADEDVFNAKAVGTGLPPIYQKSTFNFQSAEDGKLRFLGKSKSGERPYARIYTRLGNPTTEYLEKVIFQLECQHIIDNALDADEKEPTIGVLITSSGMGAISTALMALLDSGDELICGTVYGCTDSLLRHWEKKYGIKTHFIDTTDTELVKKTLEENPKIKGVYVETPENPTLKVNDIRALADLTEKYEIPLIVDNTFCSPYIQQPFRLGADIVIHSTTKYINGHSTSVGGALLGPWEFMLNYAFGFYKDLGVTPSPFDSWLNAQNVQDLSVRVKQQCINAFEIAKFLEKHELVSKVIYPFLESHPHYERAKKQMRMGGAMISFELKGGYDAAVKLMNYFARHDTPMELAVSLGSVISYIQHPASMTHSEVPKEEKERMGITEELIRISVGLEGSRILIEALDEGIKLAHK; encoded by the coding sequence ATGTCTAAGTTTGCCTGGTGGGATAAGTGGATTGAAAAAAAGAAAAAGTATGCAAAGTGTGATTCTATTTTTGCAGATGAAGATGTTTTTAATGCAAAAGCGGTTGGTACAGGTTTACCACCTATTTATCAGAAAAGTACCTTTAATTTCCAGAGTGCAGAAGACGGAAAGTTAAGATTTTTAGGAAAATCAAAATCAGGCGAAAGGCCTTATGCAAGGATTTACACAAGGCTTGGAAACCCTACAACCGAATATCTTGAAAAGGTTATTTTTCAATTAGAGTGTCAGCACATAATAGACAATGCCCTTGATGCTGATGAAAAAGAGCCGACAATAGGTGTGCTGATTACATCTTCAGGTATGGGTGCAATTTCAACAGCATTGATGGCTCTCCTTGATTCCGGAGATGAGTTGATTTGCGGTACTGTTTACGGATGCACAGATTCTCTTTTAAGGCACTGGGAGAAGAAGTACGGAATTAAAACACACTTTATTGACACAACAGATACAGAGCTTGTAAAGAAAACACTTGAAGAAAATCCCAAGATTAAGGGAGTTTATGTTGAGACGCCTGAAAATCCGACTTTAAAGGTAAATGACATAAGGGCACTTGCAGATTTAACTGAAAAGTATGAGATACCTTTAATAGTTGACAACACATTTTGTTCCCCTTACATTCAGCAGCCTTTCAGGTTAGGGGCTGATATTGTTATTCATTCAACCACAAAATACATAAACGGCCATTCAACCTCTGTTGGTGGGGCACTTTTAGGGCCATGGGAGTTTATGCTGAATTATGCTTTTGGTTTTTACAAAGATTTAGGTGTTACTCCATCACCATTTGATTCCTGGCTGAATGCTCAAAATGTGCAGGATTTAAGTGTAAGGGTAAAACAGCAGTGTATAAACGCTTTTGAGATTGCTAAATTCCTTGAAAAACACGAGCTTGTTTCAAAGGTTATCTACCCATTTTTAGAATCCCATCCACACTATGAAAGGGCTAAAAAGCAGATGAGAATGGGTGGTGCAATGATTTCTTTTGAATTAAAGGGTGGATACGACGCAGCGGTTAAGCTTATGAATTACTTTGCAAGGCACGATACTCCAATGGAGTTGGCTGTGTCTTTAGGGAGTGTAATTTCCTATATTCAGCATCCTGCGTCAATGACTCACTCTGAGGTACCAAAAGAGGAAAAGGAGAGAATGGGAATTACTGAGGAGTTAATAAGGATATCTGTTGGTCTTGAAGGCTCAAGGATTTTAATTGAAGCCCTTGATGAGGGAATAAAATTAGCACACAAATAA